In Arthrobacter ramosus, one DNA window encodes the following:
- a CDS encoding PadR family transcriptional regulator, which produces MGRQMTEMLKGTLEGIVLALLTGNPAYGYEITTLLRGQGFAEIAEGTVYALLVRIEQKGLVDVEKRPSEKGPPRKVYSLNEQGEKELDEFWNTWSFLSERLEQLRKGGK; this is translated from the coding sequence ATGGGCAGGCAGATGACGGAGATGCTCAAAGGGACCCTGGAGGGCATCGTCCTCGCCCTCCTGACCGGTAATCCCGCGTACGGGTACGAAATCACGACGCTGCTCCGGGGGCAGGGCTTCGCCGAGATCGCCGAGGGCACCGTGTATGCGCTGCTCGTCAGGATCGAGCAAAAGGGCCTTGTCGATGTCGAGAAGCGGCCGTCCGAGAAGGGCCCGCCGCGCAAGGTCTATTCGCTCAACGAGCAGGGCGAGAAGGAACTGGACGAATTCTGGAATACGTGGAGTTTCCTGTCCGAGCGACTGGAACAGCTCCGAAAGGGAGGAAAGTGA
- a CDS encoding DUF1048 domain-containing protein, protein MATGWIEQLTGSLEQKKQYRQNKARVEHLPADYRAAATALERYLMYFGAITKGDVLLRMLGDLTDLFEESAADGTPIRSIVGDDPVEFAETFMRNYTGGQWINKERERLVKAIDAAAGDDGKER, encoded by the coding sequence ATGGCCACAGGGTGGATCGAGCAGCTCACGGGATCGCTCGAACAGAAGAAGCAATACCGGCAAAACAAGGCACGCGTGGAGCACCTTCCCGCGGACTATCGCGCGGCGGCGACCGCGCTGGAACGGTACCTGATGTACTTCGGGGCCATCACCAAGGGCGACGTGCTGCTGCGGATGCTCGGCGATCTCACCGACCTTTTCGAAGAGAGCGCCGCGGACGGAACGCCGATCCGCTCGATCGTCGGCGACGACCCGGTGGAATTCGCCGAAACGTTCATGCGCAACTACACGGGCGGTCAGTGGATCAACAAGGAGCGGGAACGCCTGGTCAAGGCAATTGACGCCGCCGCCGGAGACGATGGGAAGGAGAGGTAG
- a CDS encoding 2-phosphosulfolactate phosphatase has protein sequence MTTAGTVHRQLPFTVRFEWGLDGARAVASGADLAVVVDVLSFTTCVSVAVDRGAMVFPYPWKDAGAEDFAAHHDAQLAGPRGGGGLSLSPSSLRDARMLSRIVLPSPNGSSIAHELARDVPLIAAVSLRNAAATADWVASELPPDAVVAVIAAGELWPGGSLRPALEDHIGAGAFIAGLAAAGRGGFTPEDGREGFAPEADAAMAVYNAAEPRLHEVLRGCSSGRELIGAGYADDVEIAAELDAGTAVALLRDGAFQRP, from the coding sequence ATGACCACGGCGGGGACGGTGCACCGGCAGCTTCCGTTCACGGTGAGGTTTGAATGGGGGCTCGACGGCGCCCGTGCGGTCGCGTCCGGAGCGGACCTCGCCGTCGTGGTTGACGTCCTCTCCTTCACCACATGCGTCAGTGTCGCCGTCGACCGGGGCGCCATGGTGTTCCCGTATCCGTGGAAGGACGCCGGGGCCGAGGATTTCGCCGCCCACCATGATGCCCAGCTGGCTGGTCCGCGGGGTGGAGGCGGACTGAGCCTGTCGCCGTCGAGCTTGCGGGACGCACGGATGTTGAGCCGCATCGTGCTGCCTTCGCCCAACGGCTCATCCATCGCGCACGAGCTCGCCCGGGACGTCCCCCTTATCGCGGCCGTGTCACTGCGTAATGCAGCGGCCACCGCGGATTGGGTGGCGTCCGAACTCCCCCCGGATGCGGTGGTGGCAGTAATCGCGGCCGGCGAGCTATGGCCCGGCGGTTCGCTCCGGCCCGCGCTGGAGGATCATATCGGAGCCGGCGCCTTCATTGCCGGGCTCGCTGCCGCAGGGCGGGGCGGCTTCACTCCGGAGGACGGCAGGGAAGGTTTCGCGCCGGAGGCAGATGCCGCGATGGCGGTGTACAACGCTGCCGAACCCCGGCTCCATGAGGTTCTGCGGGGCTGCTCCAGCGGCCGTGAGTTGATCGGCGCAGGGTACGCGGACGACGTCGAGATCGCCGCCGAACTTGACGCCGGGACCGCCGTGGCCCTGTTGAGGGACGGCGCGTTCCAGCGGCCCTGA
- a CDS encoding ABC transporter permease, whose amino-acid sequence MSTHFFGDTAVLLGRSMRHIFRSADTIITTAITPIALMLLFVYVFGGAIRTGTENYVNYLLPGIMLIAIASGIAYTAVRLFYDMQSGIFERFHSMPIARSSVLWAHVLTSLVANGLSLVIIMVVALLMGFRTSASLLAWLAIIGILALFTLALTWLAIIAGLTAKSVDGAGGFSYPLIFLPFISSAFVPTATMPGPVRAFAENQPVTSIVNTIQDLFEQRPIGSDIWVALAWCLGILVLAYFFATAAYRRRIS is encoded by the coding sequence ATGAGCACACATTTCTTCGGAGACACGGCCGTCTTGCTGGGCCGCTCCATGCGTCACATCTTCCGCAGCGCGGACACCATTATCACCACCGCGATCACACCGATCGCCCTCATGCTGCTGTTCGTCTACGTGTTCGGCGGCGCCATCAGGACAGGCACCGAGAACTACGTCAACTACCTGCTGCCGGGAATCATGCTGATCGCGATAGCATCGGGCATCGCGTACACCGCCGTTCGCTTGTTCTACGACATGCAGAGCGGGATTTTCGAGCGGTTCCACTCCATGCCGATCGCACGATCGTCCGTGCTGTGGGCGCATGTGCTGACTTCCCTCGTCGCCAACGGGCTCTCACTCGTGATCATCATGGTGGTGGCCCTCCTCATGGGATTCCGCACATCGGCAAGCCTGCTGGCATGGCTCGCCATCATCGGGATCCTGGCGCTGTTCACCCTGGCACTCACTTGGCTCGCAATCATTGCGGGCCTGACAGCGAAGTCCGTGGACGGTGCCGGAGGGTTCTCCTACCCGCTGATCTTCCTGCCGTTCATCAGCTCGGCTTTCGTCCCCACGGCCACCATGCCGGGTCCCGTGCGCGCCTTCGCAGAGAACCAGCCGGTCACTTCGATCGTCAACACGATCCAGGATCTGTTTGAACAACGGCCAATCGGCAGCGACATATGGGTCGCTCTCGCATGGTGCCTCGGCATCCTCGTTCTCGCCTACTTCTTCGCCACGGCGGCCTACCGGCGCAGGATCAGCTAA
- a CDS encoding DUF4031 domain-containing protein → MAVYVDPPLWPAHGTVFSHLVSDTSLEELHAFAEAAGIPERAFDGDHYDVPERRYQDLLSAGAIPVEARILVRKLIASGLRIPARQRSKALTVPLLERWNSILPGHEELGFELLERWGEDHRKYHSRTHLLAVLEALDLLTEPGPPARSVTLAAWFHDAVYEGIAGQDEEQSARLAEDRLAIAGLPGPVIDDVARLVRLTSTHNPVPGDHAGALLCDADLSILGAEPAAYARYLAAVREDYAHVGDADFAAGRAAVVRQLLALDPLFHSERAKSLWLEAARRNLEAELS, encoded by the coding sequence ATGGCCGTCTACGTTGATCCGCCGCTGTGGCCCGCGCACGGGACCGTGTTCTCCCACCTCGTCTCTGACACCTCGCTCGAGGAGCTGCATGCCTTCGCCGAGGCCGCGGGGATTCCCGAGCGCGCCTTCGACGGCGACCACTACGACGTCCCGGAACGCCGCTACCAGGACCTCCTGTCCGCAGGTGCCATCCCCGTGGAGGCCCGGATTTTGGTGCGGAAATTGATCGCGAGCGGCTTGCGGATCCCCGCCCGCCAACGCAGCAAGGCCCTCACCGTGCCCTTGCTGGAGCGCTGGAATTCGATACTTCCGGGACATGAGGAACTGGGTTTCGAGCTGCTCGAACGCTGGGGCGAGGACCATCGGAAGTACCACAGCCGCACGCATTTGCTGGCGGTCCTGGAAGCCTTGGATCTCCTCACCGAACCCGGGCCGCCCGCGCGCTCGGTGACTTTGGCCGCGTGGTTCCACGACGCCGTCTACGAGGGAATCGCAGGGCAGGACGAAGAGCAGTCTGCCAGGCTGGCTGAAGACCGGCTGGCCATTGCGGGACTTCCCGGGCCAGTGATCGACGACGTTGCCCGGCTGGTCAGGCTGACCTCCACCCACAACCCCGTACCGGGAGACCACGCCGGTGCCCTCTTGTGCGACGCCGATCTGTCCATCCTCGGCGCGGAACCCGCGGCTTACGCGCGCTACCTGGCTGCTGTCCGCGAGGACTACGCCCACGTCGGCGATGCCGACTTCGCCGCGGGCCGGGCCGCCGTCGTCCGCCAGCTGCTCGCCTTGGATCCGCTCTTCCACAGTGAACGCGCCAAAAGCCTGTGGCTCGAGGCCGCCCGCCGCAACCTGGAGGCCGAACTGTCATGA
- a CDS encoding SRPBCC family protein, with protein sequence MAPFTVTRNALIPAAPSDIFPFVNNFHEWTKWSPWEAVDPKLSRSYSGNESGVGAKYAWSGNNKAGTGTMEIVGSEEPGKIDIRLEFTKPMKAVNPTGFTFVPEGDGTRVTWTMTGENKGLGKIFALFMNMEKMVGGDFEKGLTALSAVATRKNP encoded by the coding sequence ATGGCACCCTTCACAGTCACTCGCAATGCGCTGATCCCCGCCGCGCCCTCCGACATCTTCCCCTTCGTCAACAACTTCCACGAGTGGACCAAATGGTCTCCGTGGGAAGCCGTTGACCCCAAGCTGAGCCGGAGCTACTCGGGCAACGAGTCCGGCGTCGGAGCTAAGTATGCCTGGAGCGGCAACAACAAGGCCGGCACCGGAACCATGGAAATCGTCGGCTCGGAGGAGCCCGGCAAGATCGACATCCGCCTTGAATTCACCAAGCCGATGAAGGCCGTCAACCCCACGGGGTTCACGTTCGTGCCCGAAGGGGACGGCACCCGTGTCACCTGGACTATGACCGGCGAGAACAAGGGCCTCGGCAAAATCTTCGCTTTGTTCATGAACATGGAGAAGATGGTGGGCGGCGACTTCGAAAAGGGCCTGACCGCGCTCTCAGCGGTAGCCACCCGAAAAAACCCGTAG
- a CDS encoding sialidase family protein: protein MTSYLQRNGAALPQARPDVEHVLAVRGTGGYRQYRIPALTVSTAGTVLAAYDGRPNLDDLPNPIDLLLRRSTDSGRSWEEQRVVRNGSGLNGYGDPSLLVDAVTGRIFMFHAAGTHAGFFEAVGGLEPDDDVQHCDVSFSDDDGVTWQHRRLTDQLKLGRSTGARDRGITGIFAAAGQGIQMHTGPFAGRLVQQFVALADGEIMAASAYSDDHGENWTLGSLIGKGPGGVGPNENKAACLDDGRLLLHSRATPRRVAAVSNDGGETWSQLEPVDDLPDPSDNGSLVRFDGLPSVISLATPATNSWLLASNNQDTSLRRNTVLSLSTDNGASWPAKLVLCEGSSAYSTAARLPDGNIGVLYERQGYREIVFVSVPVEQLTGQLPGAAGAARAPETQLRSDHLEFHMELRSITPGRPAVWQNAGEFHVISPENDCDWDVQTWKEVGQGYSAEQAQVLGTREAQDLNYGPIIPGYKAGDILAFTGRARNVGTQPATGVVLLGPHANPADFPPADLAPGAEALYFTPVYTVTEEDLARDSLELAFAVAYDGGTGVIERSFSFDLRTGAVTAN from the coding sequence GTGACCTCCTACCTCCAGCGCAATGGTGCCGCACTCCCCCAAGCCCGTCCCGACGTCGAGCACGTCCTGGCGGTGCGCGGCACGGGAGGCTACCGGCAGTACCGCATCCCCGCGCTGACCGTTTCCACGGCGGGAACAGTGCTCGCCGCCTATGACGGCCGGCCGAACCTGGACGACCTGCCCAATCCGATCGATCTCCTGCTCCGGCGCAGCACGGACAGTGGCCGCAGCTGGGAGGAACAACGGGTAGTCCGCAACGGCTCGGGGCTCAACGGCTACGGCGATCCGAGCCTCCTGGTGGACGCCGTGACCGGGCGGATTTTCATGTTCCACGCCGCAGGGACACATGCCGGTTTCTTCGAGGCGGTAGGCGGCCTGGAACCGGATGACGACGTGCAGCATTGCGATGTCAGCTTTTCCGACGACGACGGCGTCACCTGGCAGCATCGGCGGCTCACCGATCAGCTCAAGCTGGGCCGCAGTACCGGTGCCCGCGACCGCGGCATCACGGGGATCTTCGCCGCTGCCGGGCAGGGAATCCAGATGCACACCGGTCCGTTCGCCGGGCGCCTGGTGCAGCAGTTCGTGGCGCTCGCGGACGGCGAAATCATGGCGGCTTCCGCGTACAGCGACGACCACGGCGAGAACTGGACGCTCGGTTCGCTCATCGGAAAGGGCCCGGGCGGGGTCGGCCCCAACGAGAACAAGGCTGCGTGCCTCGACGACGGCCGCCTCCTCCTGCACTCGCGCGCCACTCCCCGGCGGGTGGCAGCAGTCTCCAATGACGGCGGAGAGACGTGGAGCCAACTGGAACCCGTCGACGACCTCCCCGACCCAAGCGACAACGGCTCTCTGGTCCGCTTCGACGGCCTGCCAAGCGTGATTTCCTTGGCCACCCCGGCCACGAACAGCTGGCTGCTCGCGAGCAACAACCAGGACACCTCCCTGCGACGCAACACCGTCCTCAGCCTGTCCACGGACAACGGGGCCAGCTGGCCCGCCAAGCTGGTCCTGTGCGAGGGGAGCTCGGCCTACTCGACGGCGGCGCGGCTTCCGGATGGCAACATCGGCGTCTTGTACGAGCGGCAGGGATACCGCGAGATCGTCTTCGTTTCCGTGCCGGTGGAGCAGTTGACAGGGCAACTCCCCGGGGCGGCGGGTGCGGCCAGGGCACCCGAAACCCAGCTCCGGTCCGACCATCTCGAGTTTCACATGGAACTGCGCTCCATCACGCCCGGCCGACCCGCTGTGTGGCAGAACGCCGGCGAATTCCATGTCATCTCCCCGGAGAACGACTGCGATTGGGACGTGCAGACCTGGAAGGAAGTGGGCCAAGGCTACTCCGCGGAGCAGGCACAGGTCCTCGGAACCCGTGAAGCCCAGGACCTCAACTACGGGCCGATCATTCCGGGCTACAAAGCCGGGGACATCCTCGCCTTCACCGGACGCGCCCGCAACGTGGGCACCCAGCCGGCCACCGGCGTCGTACTCCTGGGACCGCACGCCAATCCGGCGGACTTCCCGCCCGCGGATCTGGCACCGGGCGCGGAAGCCCTGTACTTCACTCCTGTGTACACGGTCACCGAGGAGGATCTGGCGCGGGACTCGCTCGAACTGGCTTTTGCGGTGGCGTACGACGGCGGCACGGGGGTCATCGAGCGCAGCTTCAGTTTCGATCTGCGCACGGGAGCCGTGACGGCTAACTAG
- a CDS encoding ABC transporter ATP-binding protein, which produces MTSASTTREPAIRVQGMEKSYKELHVLRGVDFDVAPGTIFALLGSNGAGKTTIVKILSTLLSPDAGTATVNGFDVVTHPLRVRESISLTGQFAAVDEILSGRENLVLVARLRHLKDPGQAADDLLARFNLSDAASRKVSTYSGGMRRRLDIAMSLVGQPEVIFLDEPTTGLDPEARIEVWQVVQELANHGTTVLLTTQYLDEAEQLADRIAILHHGRIIANGTLAELKQLLPPAKVEYVEKQPTLEDIFLALVGNEGKVASSEDQS; this is translated from the coding sequence ATGACCAGTGCATCCACCACCCGCGAACCCGCGATCCGCGTGCAGGGCATGGAAAAGTCCTACAAGGAGTTGCACGTGCTGCGCGGCGTGGACTTCGACGTGGCACCGGGCACCATCTTCGCCCTTCTGGGCTCCAACGGAGCAGGAAAGACCACGATAGTGAAAATCCTGTCCACGCTGCTGAGTCCGGACGCCGGCACGGCCACCGTCAATGGATTCGACGTCGTGACCCACCCGCTGCGGGTTCGGGAATCCATCAGCCTCACCGGACAATTCGCAGCAGTCGATGAAATCCTGTCCGGTCGGGAAAACCTGGTGCTGGTTGCAAGGTTGCGGCACCTGAAGGACCCCGGCCAAGCGGCGGATGATCTTCTCGCGCGCTTCAACCTGTCCGATGCGGCATCTCGAAAGGTGTCCACGTATTCAGGAGGCATGCGCCGTCGCCTTGACATCGCCATGAGCCTGGTCGGGCAGCCCGAGGTGATCTTCCTCGACGAGCCGACCACCGGACTCGACCCCGAAGCACGCATCGAGGTGTGGCAGGTGGTCCAGGAGCTCGCCAACCACGGCACCACGGTTCTGCTCACCACGCAGTATCTCGACGAGGCCGAACAACTCGCGGACCGGATCGCCATCCTTCATCACGGTCGGATCATCGCGAACGGCACCCTCGCCGAGCTCAAGCAACTACTCCCGCCAGCGAAGGTCGAGTACGTCGAAAAGCAGCCCACCCTGGAGGATATCTTCCTCGCACTTGTGGGCAACGAGGGCAAGGTCGCGTCAAGTGAGGACCAGTCATGA